From the Castor canadensis chromosome 9, mCasCan1.hap1v2, whole genome shotgun sequence genome, one window contains:
- the Hgfac gene encoding hepatocyte growth factor activator: MGRRAWVPSPCPTSGLCPLLLLLLLLLLEPRGTQPQTGRNHMEAPEPNATASPGTPTIPVTSVVPETPATSVPEVEPETEGSRGGGLPAPPQTASSSSSPGGQVLTEAGQPCRFPFRYGGRMVHSCTSEGSAHRKWCAITHNYDRDRAWGYCVEATSPVEGPAVLDPCVSSPCLNGGTCTNTQDPVSYHCTCPLAFTGKDCGIEKCFDETRYEYLEVGDRWARVRQGRVEQCDCVGGQAQCEDTRHTACLSSPCLNGGTCHLIVGTGTSVCACPQGYAGRLCNIAPAERCFLGNGTDYRGVASTSASGLSCLAWNSDLLYQELHVDSVGAAALLGLGPHAYCRNPDKDERPWCYVVKDNALSWEYCRLAACEYLARVQPPPPDVLATLPEPAPTGRPNCGKRHKKRTFLRPRIVGGSSSLPGSHPWLAAIYIGDSFCAGSLIHTCWVVSAAHCFSNSPRRDSVSVVLGQHFFNRTTDVTQTFGIEKYVPYSLYSVFNPSDHDLVLIRLKKKGDRCAVRSQFVQPICLPEAGSSFPIGHKCQIAGWGHVDENVSGYSSSLREALVPLVADHKCSSPEVYGADISPNMLCAGYFDCKSDACQGDSGGPLACEKNGVAYLYGIISWGDGCGRLNKPGVYTRVANYVDWINDRIRPPKRPVAPS, from the exons AACCATATGGAGGCCCCAGAACCTAATGCCACAGCCAGCCCTGGGACCCCCACCATCCCTGTGACCTCTGTGGTTCCTGAAACCCCAGCAACAAGTGTTCCAGAGGTAGAgcctgagacagaaggatcccGAGGTGGGGGGCTCCCTGCTCCACCCCAGACGGCCTCTTCCAGCAGCAGCCCTGGGGGCCAAG TGCTCACAGAGGCTGGGCAGCCCTGCAGGTTCCCGTTCCGCTATGGTGGCCGCATGGTGCACTCCTGTACCTCGGAGGGAAGTGCCCACAGGAAGTG GTGTGCTATAACTCACAACTATGACCGGGATAGGGCCTGGGGCTACTGTGTGGAGGCCACCTCACCCGTGGAGGGCCCAG CTGTCCTTGACCCCTGTGTCTCCAGTCCCTGCCTCAATGGGGGAACGTGCACCAACACCCAGGACCCTGTGTCCTACCACTGCACCTGCCCTCTGGCCTTCACTGGCAAGGACTGTGGCATAG AGAAATGCTTTGATGAGACCCGCTATGAGTACCTGGAGGTGGGCGACCGCTGGGCCCGTGTGCGCCAGGGCCGTGTGGAACAGTGTGACTGCGTGGGGGGCCAGGCCCAGTGCGAAGACACCCGTCACACAG CTTGCCTGAGCAGTCCGTGCCTGAACGGGGGGACCTGCCACCTGATTGTGGGCACCGGGACCAGTGTCTGTGCCTGCCCACAGGGCTACGCTGGACGACTCTGCAACATCG CGCCCGCTGAGCGCTGCTTCCTGGGGAATGGCACCGACTACCGTGGTGTGGCCAGCACCTCCGCCTCGGGCCTGAGctgcctggcctggaactctgatCTGCTCTACCAGGAACTGCATGTGGACTCAGTGGGTGCTGCTGCCTTGCTCGGCCTGGGTCCCCACGCCTACTGCCG GAACCCAGACAAGGACGAGAGGCCCTGGTGCTATGTGGTGAAAGACAACGCCCTCTCCTGGGAGTACTGCCGCCTGGCGGCCTGTG AATACCTGGCCAGAGTTCAGCCCCCACCCCCTGACGTTCTGGCAACCCTGCCTGAGCCAGCCCCGACTGGACGCCCGAACTGCGGGAAGAGACACAAGAAGCGGACATTCCTGCGGCCCCGCATCGTTGGAGGCTCGTCCTCCCTGCCGGGCTCCCACCCTTGGCTGGCCGCCATCTACATCGGGGACAGCTTCTGTGCCGGGAGCCTCATCCACACCTGCTGGGTGGTGTCTGCGGCTCACTGCTTCTCCAACAG TCCCCGCAGGGACAGTGTCTCTGTGGTGCTGGGCCAGCACTTCTTCAACCGCACGACAGACGTGACGCAGACATTTGGGATTGAGAAGTACGTGCCCTACTCCCTGTACTCCGTGTTCAACCCCAGCGACCATGACCTAG TTTTGATCCGACTGAAGAAGAAGGGAGACCGCTGTGCTGTCCGCTCCCAGTTCGTCCAGCCCATCTGCCTGCCCGAGGCTGGCAGCTCCTTCCCCATTGGACACAAGTGCCAGATTGCAGGCTGGGGCCACGTAGATGAGA ATGTGAGTGGCTACTCCAGCTCCCTGAGGGAGGCGCTGGTCCCCCTCGTTGCCGACCACAAGTGCAGCAGTCCTGAGGTGTATGGCGCTGACATCAGCCCCAACATGCTCTGTGCTGGCTACTTTGACTGCAAGTCAGATGCCTGCCAG GGGGACTCGGGTGGGCCCCTGGCCTGTGAGAAGAATGGGGTGGCCTACCTGTACGGCATCATCAGCTGGGGTGATGGCTGTGGGCGACTCAACAAGCCAGGCGTCTACACACGCGTGGCCAACTATGTGGACTGGATCAATGACCGGATCCGCCCTCCCAAGCGGCCTGTGGCGCCCTCCTGA